A region of Streptomyces paludis DNA encodes the following proteins:
- a CDS encoding STM4012 family radical SAM protein, which translates to MSTAPVTAPAAVRPYESYVYAYPHKTAYRPLPDRPALRALWAGQRTDALSLYLHIPFCEVRCGFCNLFTRIGAPGELTTRYLDALARQATAVREALGDDGPVRFAAAAFGGGTPTFLTAGELDRLCDIAETGAGADLRAVPLSVETSPATATADRLAVLADRGATRLSIGVQSFVEEEARAAVRPQRRAEVEAALGRIRDARFPVLNIDLIYGIDGQTPASWRRSLDAALAWRPEELYLYPLYVRPLTGLGRLGASGDAAWDEQRLRLYRQGRDHLLAQGYEQRSMRMFRRPDAPSEGADDYACQTDGMIGLGCGARSYTATLHYSFDYAVDMREIRSIIDAYTTTEDFSRAEVGRRVDGDEARRRHLLQSLLQAAGMEVADYRERFGGGPAEDFPAELARFAALGWLDPAAGPGLLRLSPEGLAHSDALGPALFSPAVRAAMAAYLPK; encoded by the coding sequence ATGAGCACCGCCCCCGTGACCGCGCCCGCCGCGGTCCGCCCGTACGAGAGCTATGTCTACGCCTATCCGCACAAGACGGCCTACCGTCCGCTGCCGGACCGGCCCGCGCTGCGCGCGCTGTGGGCCGGGCAGCGCACGGACGCCCTCTCGCTCTATCTGCACATCCCGTTCTGCGAAGTCCGCTGCGGCTTCTGCAATCTCTTCACCCGGATCGGCGCGCCCGGCGAGCTGACGACGCGCTATCTCGACGCCCTCGCCCGGCAGGCGACCGCCGTCCGGGAGGCGCTGGGGGACGACGGTCCCGTACGGTTCGCCGCCGCGGCCTTCGGCGGCGGCACCCCGACCTTCCTCACCGCCGGGGAGCTGGACCGGCTGTGCGACATCGCGGAGACCGGCGCCGGCGCCGATCTGCGGGCCGTGCCGCTCTCCGTCGAGACCTCCCCCGCCACGGCCACCGCCGACCGGCTCGCCGTCCTCGCCGACCGCGGCGCCACCCGGCTGAGCATCGGCGTCCAGAGCTTCGTCGAGGAGGAGGCGCGGGCGGCCGTACGTCCGCAGCGGCGCGCCGAGGTCGAGGCGGCGCTCGGCCGGATCCGCGACGCGCGCTTCCCCGTCCTCAACATCGATCTGATCTACGGCATCGACGGCCAGACCCCGGCGAGCTGGCGCCGCTCGCTGGACGCCGCGCTGGCCTGGCGGCCCGAGGAGCTGTATCTCTATCCGCTGTACGTCCGTCCGCTCACCGGCCTCGGCAGGCTCGGCGCGAGCGGCGACGCGGCCTGGGACGAGCAGCGGCTGCGGCTCTACCGGCAGGGCCGGGACCATCTCCTCGCCCAGGGGTACGAGCAGCGGTCCATGCGGATGTTCCGGCGGCCCGACGCGCCGTCCGAAGGCGCCGACGACTACGCGTGCCAGACCGACGGCATGATCGGCCTGGGCTGCGGGGCCCGTTCGTACACCGCCACGCTCCACTACTCCTTCGACTACGCCGTCGACATGCGCGAGATACGGTCGATCATCGACGCGTACACGACGACGGAGGACTTCTCGCGCGCGGAGGTCGGCCGCCGGGTCGACGGGGACGAGGCGCGCCGCCGCCATCTGCTCCAGTCGCTGCTCCAGGCCGCGGGGATGGAGGTGGCCGACTACCGCGAGCGGTTCGGCGGCGGGCCCGCCGAGGACTTCCCGGCCGAGCTGGCCCGGTTCGCGGCGCTCGGCTGGCTGGACCCGGCGGCGGGCCCCGGGCTGCTGCGGCTCTCCCCCGAGGGGCTGGCGCACTCGGACGCGCTGGGCCCGGCGCTCTTCTCCCCCGCCGTACGGGCCGCCATGGCCGCGTATCTGCCGAAGTGA
- a CDS encoding STM4013/SEN3800 family hydrolase, giving the protein MNEVVGRDDLLLVTLDTLRFDVAQELAGAGRLPHLARRLPGGRWEERHAPGSFTYASHQAIFAGFLPTPAAPGPHPRLFAARFGGSESTAERTYVFDTPDLVSGLAAAGYRTVCVGGVGFFNKRGPLGSVLPGMFQESHWEPEFGVTSPTSFESQIDRAEQVIAALDPGRRLFLFVNVPALHQPNWFHLPGATREAGDSRATHAAALEYVDRHIGRLFAAMSGRRRCFAIVCSDHGTAYGDDGWTGHRLGHASVWTVPYAHFFLDPGTTP; this is encoded by the coding sequence ATGAACGAGGTCGTCGGGCGGGACGATCTGCTGCTCGTCACCCTCGACACCCTGCGCTTCGACGTCGCCCAGGAGCTGGCCGGCGCGGGCCGGCTCCCGCATCTCGCCCGCCGTCTGCCGGGCGGACGCTGGGAGGAGCGGCACGCGCCCGGCAGCTTCACCTACGCCTCGCACCAGGCGATCTTCGCCGGATTCCTGCCCACGCCCGCCGCGCCCGGACCGCATCCGAGGCTGTTCGCCGCGCGCTTCGGCGGCAGCGAGTCCACGGCGGAGCGCACCTATGTCTTCGACACCCCCGATCTGGTCTCCGGCCTCGCGGCGGCCGGGTACCGCACGGTGTGCGTCGGCGGGGTCGGCTTCTTCAACAAGCGGGGGCCGCTGGGCTCCGTGCTGCCCGGGATGTTCCAGGAGAGCCACTGGGAGCCGGAGTTCGGGGTGACCTCACCGACCTCCTTCGAGTCCCAGATCGACCGCGCGGAGCAGGTGATCGCCGCGCTCGACCCCGGGCGGCGGCTGTTCCTCTTCGTCAACGTCCCCGCGCTGCACCAGCCCAACTGGTTCCATCTGCCCGGCGCCACCAGGGAGGCCGGCGACTCGCGCGCCACCCACGCCGCCGCGCTCGAATACGTCGACCGGCACATCGGCCGGCTCTTCGCGGCCATGAGCGGCCGGCGCCGCTGCTTCGCGATCGTCTGCTCCGACCACGGCACCGCCTACGGCGACGACGGCTGGACCGGCCACCGGCTGGGCCACGCGTCCGTCTGGACCGTGCCGTACGCCCACTTCTTCCTGGACCCCGGGACCACTCCATGA
- a CDS encoding STM4014 family protein yields MAAFPGGVDRERRLTVVGIPGNRRTTLFQDAVLAAGLPPARVVSWLDVLRGRAAFGPGETVRLDSPGEDREVDRLLRGAEDPARVEGTALWYARFTAAARGLGERARAAGAELLDDPAELAVLFDKRLCHGALDAAGVRVPASPTSGPAAPTVAGWDDVRTLMAAAGLRRAFVKPAHGSSASGVLALETAGPGRVRATTSVERDGTGRLFNSLRVRTYGTEREVAAIVDALAPDGLHIEQWVPKSAQAGRTADLRVVVAGGRATHAVVRTSRSPLTNLHLGGVRGDLDAARAAIEAAGGSWAGALALCERAAACFPDTHCVGVDLLPALGWRRFAVCEVNAFGDLLPRLTGLPGTAAEGMDTYAAQLAALPARTARTARTHPQTHTQTPARMRRATEDRRART; encoded by the coding sequence ATGGCGGCCTTCCCCGGCGGCGTGGACCGGGAGCGACGGCTGACCGTCGTCGGGATCCCCGGCAACCGCCGCACGACGCTGTTCCAGGACGCCGTCCTGGCCGCCGGGCTGCCGCCCGCCCGGGTGGTGTCCTGGCTCGATGTGCTGCGCGGCCGGGCCGCGTTCGGGCCCGGCGAGACCGTACGGCTCGACTCGCCGGGCGAGGACCGCGAGGTGGACCGGCTGCTGCGCGGTGCCGAGGATCCCGCCAGGGTCGAGGGCACCGCTCTCTGGTACGCGCGGTTCACGGCCGCCGCCCGGGGGCTGGGCGAGCGCGCCCGCGCCGCCGGGGCGGAGCTGCTCGACGACCCCGCCGAGCTGGCGGTGCTCTTCGACAAGCGGCTCTGCCACGGCGCGCTGGACGCGGCGGGGGTACGGGTCCCCGCGTCGCCCACCTCGGGCCCGGCCGCGCCGACGGTCGCCGGCTGGGACGACGTACGGACCCTGATGGCCGCCGCCGGGCTGCGCCGGGCGTTCGTCAAGCCGGCCCACGGCTCCTCGGCCTCCGGGGTGCTGGCCCTGGAGACGGCGGGCCCCGGCCGGGTGCGGGCCACCACCTCCGTCGAGCGCGACGGGACGGGCCGGCTCTTCAACTCGCTGCGGGTGCGGACGTACGGGACGGAGCGCGAGGTGGCGGCGATCGTGGACGCCCTGGCGCCCGACGGGCTGCATATCGAGCAGTGGGTGCCCAAGTCCGCCCAGGCGGGCCGGACGGCCGATCTGCGGGTGGTGGTGGCCGGTGGCCGGGCCACCCACGCGGTGGTGCGGACCAGCCGCTCCCCCCTGACCAATCTCCATCTCGGCGGGGTCCGCGGCGATCTCGACGCGGCCCGCGCCGCCATCGAAGCGGCCGGGGGCAGCTGGGCCGGGGCGCTCGCGCTCTGCGAGCGCGCGGCGGCGTGTTTCCCGGACACCCACTGCGTGGGCGTAGATCTGCTGCCCGCCCTGGGCTGGCGCCGGTTCGCCGTCTGCGAGGTCAACGCCTTCGGTGATCTGCTGCCCCGGCTCACCGGGCTGCCCGGCACGGCGGCCGAGGGGATGGACACCTACGCGGCGCAGCTCGCCGCACTCCCCGCCCGGACAGCACGGACAGCACGGACGCATCCACAGACGCATACGCAGACACCTGCACGGATGCGACGAGCGACGGAGGACCGCCGTGCCCGCACCTGA
- a CDS encoding STM4015 family protein, producing the protein MTISAHLQELHGLPVYVFPDAGATAEAAPELPDAASVAWRITVGAYDAKETWEEAFARFLGAVDSTRVRALIVGAWPDAYESGPEAAIHAIIAARDRLPELRALFVGDIVGEECEISWIIQGPVAPLLEAFPELLEFGVRGSQQLVLPAVRHERLRSLTVESGGLRAEVVRAVAASDLPALERLDLWLGVDEYGGDATVADLAPILAGTRLPALRRLALRNSERQDEIAAAVADAPVVARLETLDLSMGTLGDEGARALLAGRPLTHLKKLDLHHHFIGEELRERLRTTLGAAGVEVDLSEVSEPDDWDDDEPHYYVAVAE; encoded by the coding sequence ATGACCATCTCCGCCCACCTTCAGGAGTTGCACGGCCTGCCCGTGTACGTGTTCCCCGACGCCGGCGCCACCGCGGAGGCGGCGCCGGAGCTGCCGGACGCCGCCTCGGTGGCCTGGCGCATCACGGTCGGCGCGTATGACGCGAAGGAGACGTGGGAGGAGGCGTTCGCCCGCTTCCTCGGCGCCGTCGACAGCACGCGGGTGCGGGCGCTGATCGTCGGCGCCTGGCCCGATGCCTACGAGTCGGGCCCGGAGGCGGCGATCCACGCGATCATCGCCGCCCGGGACCGGCTGCCGGAGCTGCGCGCCCTGTTCGTCGGGGACATCGTCGGGGAGGAGTGCGAGATCTCCTGGATCATCCAGGGGCCGGTCGCCCCGCTGCTCGAAGCCTTCCCCGAGCTGCTGGAGTTCGGTGTCCGGGGCAGTCAGCAGCTGGTCCTGCCCGCCGTCCGGCACGAGCGGCTGCGCTCGCTCACGGTCGAGTCCGGGGGGCTGCGCGCCGAGGTGGTGCGGGCCGTCGCGGCCAGCGACCTCCCGGCGCTGGAGCGCCTCGATCTCTGGCTCGGCGTCGACGAGTACGGCGGGGACGCGACGGTGGCCGATCTGGCGCCGATCCTGGCGGGGACACGGCTGCCCGCGCTGCGCCGGCTGGCCCTGCGCAACAGCGAGAGGCAGGACGAGATCGCCGCGGCGGTGGCGGACGCCCCGGTGGTGGCGCGGCTGGAGACCCTCGACCTCTCGATGGGCACGCTCGGGGACGAGGGCGCGCGGGCCCTTCTCGCCGGCCGGCCGCTCACCCATCTGAAGAAGCTCGATCTGCACCACCACTTCATCGGGGAGGAGCTGCGGGAGCGGCTGCGCACCACGCTCGGCGCGGCCGGAGTGGAGGTCGACCTCTCCGAAGTCTCGGAGCCGGACGACTGGGACGACGACGAGCCGCACTACTACGTCGCGGTGGCCGAGTAA
- a CDS encoding carbohydrate kinase family protein, translating to MVVGGSGVDTVVRVDSLPVPLADSVSVGPIREWPGHTGGNVAIGCRALGLDVKFLDYMGDDWRGEQVRERLTAGGVDFEALISPTGTRRAVNLVDRTGRRMSFHDARDPEDLRMPRAFYLPHLRRTRHVHLSLTNFARHLFDDIEALGVPVSTDLHDWDGLTDYHRDFAFRADLVFLSAAGAKERIASVMREILREGRAEAVIATAGAGGSYLMTREGGRSPRPVPATPPPGPVVDSNGAGDAYVCGFLHGRLAGRKLEECARLGALAGAHACTGEGSAALIGPDDLLVDSV from the coding sequence CTGGTGGTCGGTGGCAGCGGGGTGGACACCGTGGTCAGGGTCGACTCACTGCCCGTCCCGCTCGCCGACTCGGTCTCCGTGGGGCCGATCCGGGAGTGGCCCGGGCACACCGGAGGCAATGTGGCGATCGGCTGCCGGGCCCTGGGCCTGGATGTGAAGTTCCTCGACTACATGGGCGACGACTGGAGAGGGGAGCAGGTCCGTGAACGGCTCACGGCGGGCGGTGTGGACTTCGAGGCGCTGATCTCCCCCACCGGCACCCGGCGCGCCGTCAATCTCGTCGACCGGACGGGCCGCCGGATGTCCTTCCACGACGCCCGGGACCCGGAGGACCTGCGGATGCCGCGCGCGTTCTATCTGCCGCATCTGCGCCGCACCCGGCATGTCCATCTCTCCCTCACCAACTTCGCCCGCCATCTCTTCGACGACATCGAGGCGCTGGGGGTGCCGGTCTCCACGGACCTGCACGACTGGGACGGGCTGACCGACTACCACCGGGATTTCGCCTTCCGCGCCGATCTGGTGTTCCTCAGCGCGGCCGGCGCCAAGGAGCGGATCGCCTCGGTGATGCGGGAGATCCTGCGCGAGGGCCGGGCCGAGGCGGTGATAGCGACGGCCGGCGCGGGCGGCTCGTATCTGATGACCCGGGAGGGCGGCCGGTCCCCGCGCCCGGTGCCGGCCACCCCGCCGCCCGGTCCGGTGGTGGACTCCAACGGCGCGGGGGACGCGTATGTCTGCGGCTTCCTGCACGGCAGGCTGGCCGGCCGGAAGCTGGAGGAGTGCGCCCGGCTGGGCGCGCTGGCGGGCGCCCACGCCTGTACGGGGGAGGGCAGCGCGGCGCTGATCGGGCCCGACGACCTGCTGGTGGACAGCGTCTGA
- a CDS encoding MBL fold metallo-hydrolase — translation MTGAGSPLPLRSRLRSLRPAAFGADSAGKRLERIHASPNFADGVFQNPVGSRTRPSGASGLELAKVYFSKDARERRAPSGTIPVHPTTLADLAAPPASGLRLTWMGHSTVLAEIDGRRVLFDPVWGDRCSPFAFAGPKRLHPVPVPLASLGPVDVVVISHDHYDHLDLPTIKALVATDTLFAVPLGVGAHLESWGVHPSRLRELDWNESTEVAGIRLTATPARHFCGRGLRNQQHTLWASWAVAGPEHRIYHSGDTGYFPGFLDIGAEHGPFDATMIQIGAYSEYWPDIHMTPAEGMRAHLDLQGGHPSGVMIPIHWGTFNLAPHAWAEPGEWTRYEGEEAGQTAAFPRPGEPFEPAGKVPVEAWWRAVSGPIARPWRRPRPAEVVAESRSEDLDLAGER, via the coding sequence GTGACAGGCGCTGGTTCCCCCCTTCCACTCCGCTCCCGGCTGCGCTCGCTGCGCCCCGCGGCCTTCGGGGCCGACTCGGCGGGGAAGAGGCTGGAGCGCATCCACGCCTCGCCCAACTTCGCCGACGGGGTGTTCCAGAACCCGGTGGGTTCCCGGACCAGACCGTCCGGTGCCTCCGGCCTGGAGCTGGCGAAGGTCTACTTCAGCAAGGACGCGCGGGAGCGCCGCGCGCCGTCCGGCACCATCCCCGTCCACCCCACCACCCTCGCGGACCTCGCCGCGCCGCCGGCCTCGGGCCTGCGGCTCACCTGGATGGGGCATTCCACCGTGCTCGCCGAGATCGACGGGCGGCGGGTGCTCTTCGACCCGGTCTGGGGCGACCGCTGTTCGCCGTTCGCCTTCGCGGGACCGAAGCGGCTGCACCCCGTGCCCGTACCGCTCGCCTCGCTCGGTCCGGTCGATGTCGTCGTGATCTCCCACGATCACTACGACCATCTGGACCTGCCCACCATCAAGGCCCTGGTCGCCACCGACACCCTCTTCGCCGTGCCGCTCGGCGTGGGCGCCCATCTGGAGAGCTGGGGCGTGCACCCGTCCCGGCTGCGCGAGCTGGACTGGAACGAGTCCACCGAGGTGGCCGGCATCCGTCTCACCGCCACCCCCGCCCGGCACTTCTGCGGGCGCGGACTGCGCAACCAGCAGCACACCCTCTGGGCGTCCTGGGCGGTGGCCGGGCCCGAGCACCGGATCTACCACAGCGGTGACACCGGCTACTTCCCCGGCTTCCTGGACATCGGCGCCGAGCACGGCCCGTTCGACGCCACCATGATCCAGATCGGCGCGTACAGCGAGTACTGGCCCGACATCCACATGACCCCGGCCGAGGGCATGCGCGCCCACCTCGACCTCCAGGGCGGCCACCCCTCCGGCGTCATGATCCCCATCCACTGGGGCACCTTCAATCTCGCCCCGCACGCGTGGGCGGAGCCGGGGGAGTGGACGCGGTACGAGGGGGAGGAGGCCGGTCAGACGGCGGCGTTCCCGCGGCCGGGGGAGCCGTTCGAGCCTGCGGGGAAGGTGCCGGTGGAGGCGTGGTGGCGGGCGGTGTCCGGTCCGATCGCCCGTCCTTGGCGCCGTCCCCGGCCCGCTGAGGTCGTCGCCGAGTCGCGCAGTGAGGATCTCGACCTCGCGGGTGAGCGCTGA
- a CDS encoding lysophospholipid acyltransferase family protein, with product MVEAGDERSRAAQERVSPGELCTEVIAQALLTIARSRDLLDRCLTDEQSVDDFGFDPELTDEMILAPFRPLYKKYFRVTVEGLANVPGEGGALVVANHSGTLPLDALMLQVALRDHHPAHRALRLLAADLVFDLPVLRTLARRAGHTQARMDNALKLLERGELVGVMPEGYKGLGKPFSERYRLRRFGRGGFAAAALRTGRPIVPCAVMGAEEIYPMVADARPVARSLGLPYFPITPTFPLLGPLGAIPLPTKWTIRFGTPLPTDHYTRDALDDPMFVHKLSDEVRDTVQDMLDEMVRERRSVFG from the coding sequence ATGGTCGAGGCGGGCGACGAACGGTCCCGGGCGGCACAGGAGCGGGTGAGCCCCGGCGAGTTGTGCACGGAAGTGATCGCCCAGGCTCTGCTGACCATCGCGCGGAGCCGCGACCTCCTCGACCGGTGCCTCACGGACGAGCAGAGCGTCGACGACTTCGGCTTCGACCCCGAGCTGACCGACGAGATGATCCTCGCTCCCTTCCGCCCCCTGTACAAGAAATACTTCCGGGTGACGGTGGAGGGACTGGCGAACGTGCCGGGCGAGGGCGGTGCCCTGGTGGTGGCCAACCACTCGGGCACGCTCCCGCTGGACGCGCTGATGCTCCAGGTCGCGTTGCGCGACCATCATCCGGCCCACCGCGCGCTGCGCCTGCTGGCCGCGGACCTGGTGTTCGACCTGCCCGTGCTGCGCACGCTGGCCCGCCGGGCGGGGCACACCCAGGCCCGTATGGACAACGCGCTGAAGCTGCTGGAGCGCGGTGAGCTGGTCGGCGTGATGCCGGAGGGCTACAAGGGCCTGGGCAAGCCCTTCTCCGAGCGGTACCGGCTGCGCCGCTTCGGCCGGGGCGGCTTCGCGGCCGCCGCGCTGCGCACGGGGAGACCGATCGTGCCCTGCGCGGTCATGGGCGCGGAGGAGATCTACCCGATGGTCGCGGACGCCCGTCCCGTGGCCAGAAGCCTCGGCCTGCCGTACTTTCCGATCACCCCCACGTTTCCCCTGCTCGGGCCGCTCGGCGCCATCCCGTTGCCGACGAAGTGGACGATCCGCTTCGGTACGCCCCTGCCGACCGACCACTACACGCGGGACGCGCTGGACGACCCGATGTTCGTCCACAAGCTCTCCGACGAGGTTCGGGACACCGTCCAGGACATGCTCGACGAGATGGTCCGCGAGCGCCGCTCGGTGTTCGGGTAG
- a CDS encoding DUF1295 domain-containing protein, whose amino-acid sequence MYGGYDSSTGAKILVTTCNTLAVAAAGWFLFGGTGLDHAELLRRGLLFALSVIYLLRFVATTFVMLKRSMEWSEAATVGVWVVVIHSTMAYLGGINTASVGALTWLGVVLYLVGSYLNTGSEYQRKLWKRVPEHRGKLYTQGLFKYSMHINYFGDVVLFTGFALVTGSPWALLIPVIMAFMFSFMNIPMLDKYLAERYGSAFDEYEKNTAKLVPFVY is encoded by the coding sequence ATGTACGGCGGGTACGACTCCTCGACCGGCGCCAAGATCCTGGTGACCACGTGCAACACGCTGGCCGTGGCGGCCGCGGGGTGGTTCCTCTTCGGGGGCACCGGCCTGGACCACGCCGAACTGCTGCGCCGGGGCTTGCTGTTCGCCCTTTCGGTGATCTACCTGCTGCGTTTCGTCGCCACGACGTTCGTCATGCTGAAGAGGAGCATGGAGTGGTCCGAGGCCGCGACCGTGGGCGTCTGGGTCGTGGTCATCCACAGCACGATGGCGTATCTGGGGGGCATCAACACCGCTTCGGTGGGCGCGCTCACCTGGCTCGGAGTGGTGCTCTACCTCGTGGGTTCGTATCTCAACACGGGTTCGGAGTACCAGCGCAAGCTGTGGAAGCGCGTACCGGAACACCGGGGCAAGCTCTACACCCAGGGCCTCTTCAAGTACTCCATGCACATCAACTACTTCGGTGACGTCGTGCTCTTCACCGGATTCGCCCTGGTGACGGGCAGCCCATGGGCCCTGCTCATCCCGGTGATCATGGCGTTCATGTTCTCGTTCATGAATATCCCCATGCTCGACAAGTACCTGGCCGAGCGGTACGGATCGGCGTTCGACGAGTACGAGAAGAACACCGCCAAGCTGGTCCCCTTCGTCTACTGA
- a CDS encoding aromatic ring-hydroxylating oxygenase subunit alpha, which produces MIPDQWYPILRTDDIKRDRPTGVRRMGEELVLWRDLGGTLVCQSARCPHKGANIAEGRLKGNTVECPYHGFRYDAEGTCKVVPALGANARIPQSLQLKTYPVRERHGLVWLWWGEARAQLPEIELPHELVGNPRPHETISWTRPVHYTRYIESLLEFYHVTFVHRDHWTNNIDYTFMYGTARNLWMDGRERYLAANKIVNHEVEVDGTTIRSSFDQCEEANPANSAHFNLIYQAPGLTHVKTGLLEITTWLTPIDEENTLAIMRLYEYPQLRTMVPVKPLRPWVLRASLLMEKLVQDPQDVGIMLRQEPKVSERGVNKFIAVDEMNAKFLQMRDRLKAEAEARAAAAAEAARPETPVPPAAGTPPAVNDKHGTRRNRTRSTEREDGLTKARS; this is translated from the coding sequence ATGATCCCCGACCAGTGGTACCCGATCCTCCGGACCGACGACATCAAACGCGACAGGCCCACCGGTGTACGGCGCATGGGCGAGGAGCTGGTGCTCTGGCGCGACCTCGGCGGCACCCTCGTCTGCCAGAGCGCGCGATGCCCGCACAAGGGCGCCAACATCGCCGAGGGCCGGCTCAAGGGCAACACGGTCGAGTGCCCGTACCACGGCTTCCGTTACGACGCGGAGGGCACCTGCAAGGTGGTCCCCGCCCTCGGCGCGAACGCCAGGATCCCCCAGTCGCTCCAGCTGAAGACCTACCCGGTGCGTGAGCGGCACGGGCTGGTGTGGCTCTGGTGGGGCGAGGCGCGCGCACAGCTCCCGGAGATCGAGCTGCCCCACGAACTCGTGGGCAACCCGCGGCCCCACGAGACGATCTCCTGGACCCGGCCGGTCCACTACACCCGGTACATCGAGAGCCTTCTCGAGTTCTACCACGTGACGTTCGTGCACCGGGATCACTGGACGAACAACATCGACTACACCTTCATGTACGGCACCGCGCGCAATCTGTGGATGGACGGCCGGGAGCGCTATCTCGCCGCGAACAAGATCGTCAACCATGAGGTCGAGGTCGACGGCACCACGATCCGTTCCTCCTTCGACCAGTGCGAGGAGGCGAATCCCGCCAACAGCGCGCACTTCAACCTCATCTACCAGGCGCCGGGCCTGACCCATGTCAAGACCGGTCTGCTGGAGATCACGACATGGCTCACTCCGATCGACGAGGAGAACACGCTGGCGATCATGCGCCTGTACGAGTATCCGCAGCTGCGGACCATGGTGCCCGTCAAGCCGCTCAGGCCCTGGGTCCTGCGTGCCTCGCTCCTCATGGAGAAACTCGTTCAGGACCCGCAGGACGTGGGCATCATGCTCCGTCAGGAGCCCAAGGTCAGCGAGCGCGGCGTGAACAAGTTCATCGCCGTCGACGAGATGAACGCCAAGTTCCTACAGATGCGGGACAGGCTGAAGGCGGAGGCGGAGGCCAGGGCGGCGGCCGCGGCGGAGGCAGCCCGCCCGGAGACGCCCGTCCCACCGGCCGCCGGGACACCGCCCGCGGTCAACGACAAACACGGCACCCGCCGGAATCGGACCCGGTCGACCGAACGGGAGGACGGTCTGACGAAGGCCCGTTCCTGA